In Erigeron canadensis isolate Cc75 chromosome 1, C_canadensis_v1, whole genome shotgun sequence, a single window of DNA contains:
- the LOC122600397 gene encoding auxin-responsive protein SAUR21-like: protein MAILMPRIIQAKQIIRRSLSNGRSTTLMDTPKGYVAVYVGEQEKKRFVVQVSVLSQPLFQELLRQSEEEFGYDHPMGGLTIPCSQDMFIDVAARLGVL from the coding sequence ATGGCCATCCTTATGCCCCGAATCATTCAAGCAAAACAAATTATCCGGAGATCATTATCCAATGGAAGAAGCACAACCTTAATGGACACCCCGAAAGGCTATGTAGCAGTTTATGTTGGAGAACAAGAAAAGAAGAGATTTGTGGTTCAAGTTTCAGTGTTAAGCCAACCTTTATTTCAAGAACTACTACGCCAATCAGAGGAAGAGTTCGGGTATGACCATCCAATGGGTGGCCTTACAATTCCATGTAGTCAAGATATGTTTATTGACGTTGCTGCTCGTTTGGGTGTACTATGA
- the LOC122600370 gene encoding protein DETOXIFICATION 16-like translates to MGREEEDHIKVPLITSIIHEEREGNSRVLDEIKKQLWLAGPLICVSLLQYSLQLISIMFVGHLGELALSGASMATAFASVTSFDLFLGMASALDTLCGQSYGAKQYHMLGIYMQRAMVILMFVSIPLAVIWFNTGSILVAVGQAPDIAEEAGLYAQYMLPSLFAYGLLQCLVRFLQTQNIVFPMMVSSGIATLIHIFVCWILVFKSGLGSKGAALANAISYWNNVILLALYVKFSSSCAKTWTGFSREAFKDIIAFIKLAIPSAVMVCLEMWSFEMIILFSGLLPNPKLETSVLSICLNTGGVIWMIPFGLSGAVSTRVSNELGAGHPRTARLSVTVVVVVAVIVGIVVGSVLILIRNVLGYAFSNEVEVVHYVATMLPIIAASNFLDGLQCVLSGSVRGCGWQEIGAYINLGSYYLVGIPLAVLLAFVLHIGGKGLWFGIIGALIIQVASLLTITIRTNWDSEAKKAHERVYEFALPTDMVS, encoded by the exons ATGGGGAGAGAAGAAGAGGATCACATAAAGGTACCTCTAATTACTAGCataatccatgaagaaagagaagGAAATAGTAGAGTGTTAGATGAAATAAAGAAACAATTATGGCTAGCAGGACCTCTCATATGTGTCTCCCTTCTTCAATATTCTCTCCAACTCATTTCAATTATGTTTGTTGGTCATCTTGGAGAATTAGCTCTCTCTGGTGCTTCCATGGCTACTGCATTTGCTAGTGTCACTAGCTTTGATTTATTT CTGGGTATGGCAAGTGCATTGGATACACTATGTGGTCAATCGTATGGAGCGAAACAGTACCATATGTTAGGAATATACATGCAAAGAGCAATGGTTATCCTTATGTTCGTCAGCATTCCTTTAGCCGTCATATGGTTTAACACCGGCTCAATCCTTGTAGCCGTGGGTCAAGCCCCTGACATAGCTGAAGAGGCCGGGTTATATGCCCAGTACATGCTCCCTAGCCTCTTTGCCTATGGCCTTCTCCAATGTCTTGTAAGATTCCTACAAACACAAAATATCGTGTTCCCAATGATGGTGAGTTCCGGGATTGCCACTTTGATTCACATATTTGTATGTTGGATTTTGGTGTTCAAATCCGGGCTTGGAAGTAAAGGGGCTGCTCTGGCTAACGCAATCTCGTATTGGAATAATGTCATTTTATTAGCATTGTATGTTAAGTTTTCATCTTCTTGTGCCAAAACATGGACCGGGTTCTCCAGAGAAGCTTTTAAAGATATCATTGCTTTTATCAAGCTTGCTATACCTTCTGCTGTTATGGTATG TTTGGAAATGTGGTCATTTGAGATGATTATTCTGTTTTCTGGGCTACTTCCAAATCCCAAGTTGGAGACCTCCGTGCTTTCTATATG TTTAAACACTGGTGGAGTTATTTGGATGATCCCCTTTGGACTTAGTGGTGCTGTGAG TACACGGGTCTCCAACGAGTTGGGAGCTGGACATCCACGCACAGCACGGTTATCTGTCACTGTTGTGGTAGTTGTAGCTGTTATTGTGGGAATTGTAGTAGGTTCCGTTTTAATATTGATTCGTAATGTTTTGGGATACGCATTTAGCAATGAGGTTGAAGTTGTGCACTATGTCGCAACCATGTTGCCAATTATCGCAGCATCAAACTTCTTGGATGGTCTCCAATGTGTTCTTTCAG GTTCCGTACGAGGTTGTGGGTGGCAGGAGATAGGCGCATACATTAACCTTGGGTCATACTACCTTGTGGGCATCCCTTTAGCCGTTTTACTAGCCTTTGTATTACACATTGGAGGGAAG GGATTATGGTTTGGGATAATAGGTGCATTGATCATCCAAGTGGCCTCATTGTTGACGATTACTATACGTACCAATTGGGATTCAGAA GCTAAGAAGGCCCACGAAAGGGTGTACGAGTTTGCATTGCCAACAGACATGGTGTCATAA